One window of Oscillatoria salina IIICB1 genomic DNA carries:
- a CDS encoding GNAT family N-acetyltransferase, which yields MEFIFLPIDSSVRRDDFDCGVPALNDYLKRYARQNHVKGIAKTFVAIFDSESRQVVGYYSLSMGQIEFTSLPEQYRKGLPRYPLPAMRIGKLAVDLSMQGRGLGKALLVKCFLSAVSLSSEVGIFAVAVDAINEQAKQFYLKYGFLPLEGEAFSLFIPISTVKEVID from the coding sequence GTGGAATTTATTTTTCTTCCCATAGATAGTAGCGTAAGGAGAGATGATTTTGATTGTGGTGTCCCCGCATTAAATGATTACTTGAAAAGATATGCTCGACAGAATCACGTTAAAGGCATTGCTAAGACTTTTGTGGCAATTTTTGATTCAGAAAGTAGACAAGTTGTCGGCTATTATTCTCTGAGTATGGGTCAAATTGAGTTTACATCTTTACCGGAACAGTATCGAAAAGGATTACCGCGTTATCCTCTTCCTGCTATGCGTATTGGGAAATTAGCTGTAGATTTATCCATGCAAGGGAGAGGGCTAGGAAAAGCTTTATTAGTTAAGTGTTTTCTTAGTGCAGTTAGTCTTTCTTCAGAGGTAGGAATATTTGCCGTAGCAGTTGATGCGATTAATGAACAAGCAAAGCAATTTTATTTGAAATATGGTTTTCTTCCTTTAGAAGGTGAAGCATTTTCTCTTTTTATTCCTATTAGTACAGTGAAAGAAGTTATCGACTAA
- a CDS encoding NfeD family protein has product MFSSRLIPQPVMFEKLISGRVTVAIAPDKPGRVAFQGSFYPAKLSNPTCQKTLKPGDICTIVGRESITLLVNV; this is encoded by the coding sequence ATGTTTAGTTCGCGATTGATTCCTCAACCAGTAATGTTTGAAAAGTTAATTTCAGGAAGAGTGACAGTAGCGATCGCACCAGACAAACCAGGGAGAGTAGCTTTTCAGGGAAGTTTTTACCCAGCAAAACTCTCCAACCCAACTTGTCAGAAGACTCTAAAACCTGGAGATATTTGTACTATTGTCGGGAGAGAAAGCATCACATTGCTTGTAAATGTTTGA
- a CDS encoding DNA double-strand break repair nuclease NurA, with translation MLDLAKLTGQIPGISQHLTKEALASRKRLELAENLLGESQARQIELVDSHQKWRDRLIFAAACPVEPLDTKIYLKAPPYTHSVFATDGSQISPSHHEIAYCYLINIGRVMLHYGQSLHPLLDSIPEVFYRPEDLYVSKQWGIRTDEWMGYRRTVSEAQMLAEMASNWVNPPGAHYEPNLALVDGSLILWFIENLPLEARETILLPILAAWEELRQSKIPLMGYLSASRSIEAVNFLRLQACTHETPNCVVNCSNLSDRYPCQVIDPLRDATLWANILEPGQRGPLWKSSAKILELYDESLQVYFCYVHVGTEIARIEVPAWVAEDTELFEQSLGIMLGQVYKGYGYPVALAESHNQAVVRGGDRARFFALLEQQMIRAGLKNVGTSYKETRKRGSVA, from the coding sequence ATGCTTGACTTAGCCAAACTCACAGGACAAATTCCCGGTATTAGCCAACATCTTACCAAAGAAGCGTTGGCGAGTCGCAAACGTTTGGAATTAGCGGAAAATTTACTGGGAGAAAGTCAAGCAAGACAGATAGAGTTAGTAGACTCTCATCAAAAATGGCGCGATCGCCTAATTTTTGCGGCTGCTTGCCCTGTGGAACCTCTCGATACTAAAATTTACCTCAAAGCCCCTCCCTACACTCACAGCGTCTTTGCTACCGATGGTTCGCAAATATCTCCTTCTCACCACGAAATCGCCTATTGTTATTTAATCAATATCGGTCGGGTAATGTTACACTACGGACAAAGTTTACATCCGCTTCTCGATAGCATCCCCGAAGTATTTTACCGCCCAGAAGACCTTTATGTCTCGAAGCAATGGGGTATTCGCACTGATGAATGGATGGGCTACCGACGCACAGTTTCCGAAGCCCAAATGCTAGCAGAAATGGCGAGTAATTGGGTAAACCCTCCTGGCGCACATTATGAACCTAATTTAGCACTTGTAGACGGTTCTTTGATTTTATGGTTTATTGAGAACTTACCCCTAGAAGCCAGAGAGACAATTCTTTTACCGATTTTGGCAGCTTGGGAGGAACTGCGACAAAGTAAAATTCCTTTAATGGGTTATCTTAGCGCCTCTCGGAGCATCGAAGCTGTGAACTTTTTGCGTTTACAAGCTTGTACTCATGAGACACCAAACTGTGTGGTTAATTGTAGCAATTTAAGCGATCGCTATCCTTGTCAAGTTATCGATCCCTTGCGCGATGCCACACTTTGGGCAAATATATTAGAACCAGGACAAAGAGGACCTTTGTGGAAAAGTTCCGCGAAAATCCTCGAACTTTACGATGAATCATTGCAAGTATACTTCTGTTACGTTCACGTTGGCACAGAAATCGCCAGAATAGAAGTTCCCGCTTGGGTAGCAGAGGATACAGAATTATTCGAGCAATCTCTGGGTATTATGTTAGGACAGGTGTACAAAGGTTACGGCTATCCAGTCGCCCTCGCTGAATCTCACAACCAAGCAGTAGTCAGAGGCGGCGATCGCGCCCGTTTCTTCGCCCTTTTAGAACAGCAAATGATCCGCGCTGGCTTGAAAAACGTCGGTACATCTTACAAAGAAACCCGTAAACGCGGTAGCGTCGCTTAA
- a CDS encoding HAD family hydrolase yields the protein MSANAPTILALDFDGVVCDGLKEYFQTTVKTYRLIWENESKQDLEEFAESFYRLRPVIEIGWEMPILLRSLILGFPQARISQSWSEVAAEIVAAENLAGAEIGAKLDNVRDNWIKTDLDGWLSLHRFYPGVVAKVQNVISNSTTQLFIITTKEGRFAKKLLQQAGIELSPESIIGKEAKSPKHQTLRQIINLAEKDDLQVWFVEDRLKTLQSVQKQKDLDTISLYLADWGYNTEKDRQTAQENPSISLLSLQQFAQDFSAWN from the coding sequence ATGTCAGCGAATGCTCCGACGATTCTAGCTTTGGATTTTGATGGTGTTGTCTGTGATGGGTTAAAGGAGTATTTTCAGACGACAGTGAAAACTTATCGACTTATTTGGGAGAATGAGAGTAAACAAGATTTAGAGGAATTTGCTGAAAGTTTCTATCGACTACGCCCGGTAATTGAGATAGGCTGGGAAATGCCGATCTTGTTGCGATCGCTGATTTTAGGATTTCCACAAGCTAGAATATCACAAAGTTGGTCTGAGGTGGCGGCGGAAATTGTCGCAGCAGAAAATTTAGCTGGTGCGGAAATTGGCGCAAAGTTAGATAATGTTAGGGATAATTGGATTAAAACGGATCTTGATGGTTGGTTGAGTTTGCATCGCTTTTATCCTGGTGTCGTCGCAAAAGTGCAAAATGTAATTAGTAATAGCACAACTCAATTATTCATTATCACTACCAAAGAAGGACGCTTCGCGAAAAAATTATTACAACAAGCAGGAATTGAATTGTCCCCAGAGTCGATAATTGGAAAAGAAGCAAAGTCTCCCAAACATCAAACCTTACGTCAGATTATCAACCTAGCAGAAAAAGACGATCTCCAAGTTTGGTTTGTCGAAGATCGACTGAAAACCCTTCAGTCGGTACAAAAACAAAAAGATTTAGACACAATTAGTTTATATTTAGCCGATTGGGGCTACAATACCGAAAAAGATCGTCAAACAGCGCAGGAAAATCCAAGCATAAGTTTACTATCTTTGCAACAGTTTGCTCAAGATTTTTCCGCCTGGAATTAA